One part of the Vicia villosa cultivar HV-30 ecotype Madison, WI linkage group LG6, Vvil1.0, whole genome shotgun sequence genome encodes these proteins:
- the LOC131609987 gene encoding cysteine proteinase inhibitor 12-like codes for MMKFHSIFFAIFLTLFGLYDLGLCTQQHDDNNIRIKMGAGEESPTEFAEIESLARFAVQQHNNKENALLEFVKVLKAKEQVVAGKVYTLTLEAVDAGKRRIYEAKIWVKPWMNFKQLQEFKLARVISPFTKSDQRVKQEGHQLGWHEVPNHDPNVKDAANYAVKSITRRSNSLSPYELMDIVRAKTKVIEDHVKFNLLLKVSRGVKEERLRVEVNKKQGGRFYMSWMEQDHS; via the exons ATGATGAAGTTCCATTCAATCTTCTTTGCCATTTTTCTTACGCTTTTTGGTCTCTATGACTTAGGTTTATGCACCCAACAACATGATGACAACAACATCAGGATCAAAATGGGAGCAGGCGAGGAATCTCCCACTGAATTTGCTGAAATTGAAAGCCTCGCTCGTTTCGCCGTTCAACAACATAACAACAAAGAG AATGCGCTTCTTGAATTTGTAAAGGTGTTGAAAGCCAAGGAACAGGTTGTGGCTGGTAAAGTATATACTCTTACCTTAGAAGCAGTTGATGCCGGAAAGAGGAGGATATATGAAGCCAAAATTTGGGTGAAGCCATGGATGAACTTCAAGCAGTTGCAGGAATTCAAACTTGCGCGTGTCATATCTCCGTTTACAAAATCTGATCAGCGTGTTAAGCAAG AGGGACACCAATTAGGATGGCATGAAGTTCCAAATCACGATCCCAATGTCAAAGATGCTGCTAATTATGCTGTGAAGTCCATTACACGGAGGTCCAACTCTCTGTCGCCGTATGAACTCATGGACATTGTTCGAGCCAAAACCAAG GTCATTGAAGATCATGTCAAGTTTAACTTGCTTCTGAAGGTAAGCAGGGGAGTCAAAGAAGAAAGGTTAAGGGTTGAGGTAAATAAAAAACAAGGAGGAAGGTTTTATATGAGCTGGATGGAACAAGATCACTCCTGA
- the LOC131609986 gene encoding cytochrome P450 98A2-like: MTLFLTIPLSLLTLFIFYTLFQRLRFKLPPGPRPWPVVGNLYDIKPVRFRCFAEWAQFYGPIISVWFGSTLNVIVSNTELAKEVLKENDQQLADRHRSRSAAKFSRDGKDLIWADYGPHYVKVRKVCTLELFSPKRIEALRPIREDEVTAMVESIFNDSTNPENLGKGILMRKYIGAVAFNNITRLAFGKRFVNAKGVMDEQGVEFKAIVANGLKLGASLAMAEHIPWLRWMFPLEEEAFAKHGARRDRLTRAIMDEHTQARQKSGGAKQHFVDALLTLQDKYDLSEDTIIGLLWDMITAGMDTTAISVEWAMAELIKNPRVQQKAQEELDKVIGFERVMTETDFSSLPYLQSVAKEALRLHPPTPLMLPHRANANVKIGGYDIPKGSNVHVNVWAVARDPAVWKNPLEFRPERFLEEDVDMKGHDFRLLPFGAGRRVCPGAQLGINMVTSMLGHLLHHFCWAPPEGVNPEEIDMVENPGMVTYMRTPLQVVASPRLPSDLYKHVPADI, from the exons ATGACTCTGTTTCTCACCATACCTCTTTCACTTCTCACCCTCTTCATCTTCTACACCCTCTTCCAACGCCTCAGATTCAAGCTTCCACCCGGTCCACGCCCCTGGCCGGTCGTCGGAAACCTCTACGACATAAAACCGGTCCGGTTCCGGTGTTTCGCAGAATGGGCCCAGTTCTACGGGCCAATTAtatcggtttggttcggttcgactTTAAACGTGATTGTTTCGAATACCGAATTGGCGAAAGAGGTTTTGAAAGAGAATGATCAGCAGTTGGCGGATAGGCATAGGAGTCGATCGGCTGCCAAGTTTAGTAGAGATGGGAAGGATTTGATTTGGGCGGATTATGGACCTCATTATGTGAAGGTGAGGAAAGTTTGTACTTTGGAGCTTTTTTCGCCTAAGAGAATTGAAGCTTTGAGGCCTATTAGAGAAGATGAAGTTACTGCTATGGTTGAATCTATTTTCAATGATTCTACCAATCCTg aaaatttgGGGAAAGGTATATTGATGAGGAAGTATATAGGGGCAGTTGCATTCAACAACATTACAAGGCTGGCTTTTGGGAAAAGATTTGTGAATGCAAAAGGTGTAATGGATGAGCAAGGAGTAGAATTCAAGGCTATAGTGGCAAATGGGTTGAAACTAGGAGCATCTCTTGCTATGGCAGAGCACATCCCTTGGTTGCGCTGGATGTTTCCATTAGAAGAGGAGGCGTTTGCCAAGCACGGTGCTCGCCGAGACCGACTTACTCGAGCCATCATGGATGAGCATACACAGGCACGCCAGAAATCCGGCGGTGCTAAGCAACATTTTGTAGATGCTCTGCTCACTTTGCAAGACAAATATGATCTTAGTGAAGACACCATCATTGGTCTCCTTTGG GACATGATTACAGCTGGGATGGACACAACTGCAATATCAGTTGAATGGGCCATGGCTGAGTTGATAAAGAATCCAAGAGTGCAACAGAAGGCACAAGAGGAGCTAGACAAGGTAATTGGTTTTGAAAGGGTCATGACAGAAACTGATTTCTCAAGCCTCCCTTATCTACAAAGTGTAGCCAAGGAGGCTCTAAGGCTGCACCCTCCAACACCATTAATGCTTCCACATCGTGCTAATGCGAATGTTAAAATCGGTGGCTATGATATTCCCAAGGGGTCCAATGTCCATGTCAATGTATGGGCAGTAGCTCGTGACCCGGCAGTATGGAAAAACCCATTGGAGTTTAGGCCCGAGAGGTTTCTTGAAGAGGATGTAGATATGAAGGGCCATGATTTTAGGCTACTTCCGTTTGGAGCAGGTCGTAGGGTATGTCCGGGTGCTCAACTTGGAATTAATATGGTGACATCCATGTTGGGTCATCTGTTGCATCATTTCTGTTGGGCACCACCTGAGGGAGTGAACCCTGAGGAGATTGATATGGTAGAGAACCCGGGAATGGTTACATATATGAGGACTCCATTACAGGTTGTGGCTTCTCCTAGGCTTCCCTCAGACTTATACAAACATGTACCAGCTGATATCTAA